GCCGCTATAGCCTTCGCAGCAGCAGCGATTGGAGCAGGCTGGGCAGTGAGTAAGGCTGGAGCCGCTGGCTTAGCTGGTAGTGCGGAGAGGCCTGAGATAAGAACTACCGCTATAATCATTACAGCACTTGGTGAAGCGATAGCCATCTATGGCATAGTGATCGCTATACTCATACTAGGTCAGCCGACGTAGTTAAGGGGATCCGGCTTTCTGGATCCCTTCTTATTTTTCTTCTTTTGCTGGTGGTGTGGTAGCTATATGCTTCGCTATGAAGTAGGATAGTATAATTGAGGCTGCGAAGCCTATGCCTGAGAACAATAGGGGGAATAGTATTGATGTTGACTTGTATATGCTTGCTACATAGAATCCCGCGAAGACCCCAGCTAAGACCAAACCAGCTATAAGTAGGGGTAAGGTGAGTAGTGTTAGGAGCACTCTACGCCTAAGCCTCTTAGCCTCCTCCAACCCAAACCACACCTCTAGGTTAAGACGAGCTCATTCACATCAAAAAGTCTTGAGCAATATTTACACATCAGCCTAGGTGGCTCAGATCT
The Nitrososphaerota archaeon DNA segment above includes these coding regions:
- a CDS encoding V-type ATP synthase subunit K (produces ATP from ADP in the presence of a proton gradient across the membrane; the K subunit is a nonenzymatic component which binds the dimeric form by interacting with the G and E subunits), with translation MRPQLPPWILYASLITLCLTFTPLAAAAEAQPTTSEPLIFKFLSAAIAFAAAAIGAGWAVSKAGAAGLAGSAERPEIRTTAIIITALGEAIAIYGIVIAILILGQPT
- a CDS encoding transmembrane 9 family protein, with translation MEEAKRLRRRVLLTLLTLPLLIAGLVLAGVFAGFYVASIYKSTSILFPLLFSGIGFAASIILSYFIAKHIATTPPAKEEK